Within the Streptomyces sp. R41 genome, the region GGAACTTCACCCTCGCGGATCTCGAGCCGCGGGCGCGGGACGCCGGGTTCGACCGCACGGTCCTGGTGCAGACGATCACCGTCCCGCAGGAGACCCCCGAGTTCCTCGCCCTCGCGGCGGAGAGCGAGCTGGTGGCGGGGGTGGTGGGATGGAGCGACCTGACCCGCCCGGACGTGGCCGACGAGCTGGCACGGCTGCGGGAGCTGCCGGGCGGCGCGTACCTCAAGGGCATCCGACACCAGGTCCAGGGCGAGCCCGACCCCGAATGGCTGCTGCGCCCGGACGTACGCCGGGGGCTTGCCGCCGTGGCCGAAGCGGGGCTCGTCTACGACCTGGTCGTCGTACCGCACCAGCTCCCGGCCTGCGCCAAGGCCGCCGCCGCCCTGCCCGAACTCACCTTCGTCCTGGACCACTTGGGCAAGCCGCCGATCGCGTCGGGCGACCTCGAACCATGGGCGTCGGACATCCGAGCGCTCGCCGCACTTCCCAACACCGTGTGCAAACTCTCGGGCATGGTCACCGAGGCCGACCCCGCAGCCTGGACGACCGACACACTGCGCCCGTACGCCGACACGGTTCTGGAGGCCTTCGGCCCCGGCCGCCTGATGTTCGGCTCCGACTGGCCGGTCTGCACGCTGGCGGCGACGTACGGCAAAGTCGTCCGCACCGCCGGGGAGTTGACGGCCGGTCTCGGTGACGCCGAGAGGGAGGCCGTCTTCGCCGGCACCGCCACCCGCGTCTACGGCATCTGACCCTCGCCCCCTGCGGCCCCTGCCGTGCCGCACACGGCGAGGGCGGCGGCGCGCCGTGCGGCGACGTGTGCACCGGGTCACGTCGCACGCCTCCGGGCGCGGCTGCCGGCCCAGGCGCTCGACGACAGCGGACACGACCGCGGTGGACTGGACCGGGCCTGCGGAGTCCTCGGCGTCGCTCGGCCCGCACCCTGCTCCTGCCCTGGTACCTGTCCACCAGTCTCGACCCGGGCCGGCGGACCGGAGACGTTCCCGTCACTGCCGCCCTGGCCGGCCGGCTGGTCGACCCGCACCGGGCGGTACGTGGACCTCCGGGGAGCCGTCTAGTACGGAATACGACGCTCGGCCTCCGTCTCCAGCCGCGTCGGCGGCAGGAAGTCGCGTACGTATGTGCGGTGCCAGCACGCGCCCGTCTCCCGCAGTTCGCGCCAGGTCGTGTACCGGTAGCGGAAGAGGCGCGCGCGGATGTAGTGCGGCGGGGCGTCGGGAGGGAACGGGGAGCGGCGCAGCAGTCGCAGCGTGTCACGGTCGTTCTCCAGGAGCCGCTCCACCAGACCCGTGAACCACGAACCGGCGTACGCCGGGGAGAGTGCGATGAACCACATCAGCCAGTCGAGCCGCAGATGGTACGGGGCGAACTGGCGTGGCCAGTACCGTGGATCGCCCGGCTTGCCCTTGAACTCGTACTCCCGCCACTCCGATTCCTCGTAGGGCATGGCGTCCGCCGTGCCCTCGAGGATCACCTCGTAGCGCACCCGGCTGACACTGCCGAATGCCCCGTAGGTGTTGACCAGGTGGAGCGGGTCGAAGGAGCGGTTCATGACCTGGCGCCGGGAGAGCAGATTGCGCGCCGGGCGGTAGCTGAGGGCCAGCAGGCCCGCGGCCACGGCGAGGACCACGACCTCGTACCAGAGCGGTGGGCCGGCCACGTGCGGGGGAGTGGTGGGGAACTCGACCGCCGACAGGGCCACCACGATGGTGATCCAGTTCAGCCAGGAGAAGTTGCCGGACAGGACCAGCCACAGCTGAGTGAGGATCATCAGCGAGGCGGCGGCCGTCGCGATCGGCTGCGGGGTGAACAGCAGGATCGGGACCACGAGTTGGGTGACGTGGTTGGCGGCCACCTCGACCCGGTGGAACGGCTTCGGGAGATGGTGGAAGAACCAGCTCAGCGGGCCCGGCATCGGCTGTGTCTCGTGGTGGTAGTGCAGGCAGGTCAGCTTCCGCCAGCACGCGTCGCCCCGCATCTTGATCATCCCGGCGCCGAACTCGACGCGGAACAGCACCCAGCGCAGCAGGAAGAGGACGACGATCGGCGGGGCCACCTCGTCGTTGCCGAGGAAGACCGCGAGGAAGCCCACCTCCAGGAGCAGGGACTCCCAGCCGAACGAGTACCACGTCTGGCCGACGTTGACGATCGACAGATACAGCGCCCACGGAACGGTCCACAGCAACATCCCGCCCCAGAGCGGCAGTTGCGAGTCGAGGCCCGCGATCAGCGCCACGGACACCGCGCAGCCCGTCCAGGACCAGGCCGCGTAGAAGCGGTCCGAGTAGTGCCAGTGGAACACGCTCGGCGCGTCACGGAACGGCACGAGCGCCACGAAGCGGGGGACCGGCAGCATCCCGCGCTCCCCGGTCAGCGCGCGGAACTGCAGAGCCGCGCCCAGGAACGCGACGAGGTACACGACGGCCAGCGCCCGTTGGAAGACCAACCGGCTCAGCCAGTACTCGGGTGCGATGAACCACTCCACGGCGAGTGCTCCTCTCCCTCCCATTGTGACGCTGGGTGACCGCCTCCGCTTGCGTAAGCCAACTGGGCGACGCAGACAATGGTGGACGAATTGCCCGGGATGAACGGGAGAACGTGGTGCACAGACCCACCGGAACAGTGGTGCGCATACCCACCAGAACCTTCGTCACGGCCTGCGTGCTGTGGGCGGCGCTCCTCGTCGCCGGGTGCGGCGGCGACAACCAGAAGAGCCAGGTGGCGTCCGGCGGATCGGGCGGTGAGGTATTCCTCCAGCCCGTCGCGGCGCAGGGGCCCGATCCCTTCACCGACTCCACGGCGACCACGCCACACGTCACCCGAATGCCGCAACCGAAGTCCACTGGGAACGGCTCCGTCGCGCAGGGCGTGCGCTCCATCTCGGGCTCCACGCCGGGTCTCTACGGCGGTACCCGGAACGTCGGCAGCTGCGACGTCGAGAAGCAGATCGGGTTTCTGACCGCGGACCGGAGCAAGGCCCGTGCCTTCGCTGAGGCCTCGGGGATCTCCGAGGCAGCCGTCCCGGGCTTCCTGCGCGGTCTGACCTCGGTCGAGCTGCGCGCCGACACGCGGGTCACCGACCACGGCTTCAGCGACGGACGGGCGACCAGCTTCCAGTCGGTGCTCCAGGCGGGCACCGCCGTCCTCGTCGACAACCGGGGCGTGCCCCGCGTCCGCTGCGCCTGCGGCAACCCGCTGAACCAGCCCGCCGCCCTCCGGGGCAACCCGGTCACTCAGGGCCGGCCCTGGTCCGGATATCAGCCCGCCCAGGTCGTCGTGGTGACCCCGGCGCCCACCGTGATCAACAACATCACGATCATCAGCATCGTCGACAACACCTGGATCGAGCGCAGGATCGGTGACGACGGCCACCACGACCACGCCGTACCACCGTCCGACGACTGGACGCGGCCCCGGAACCCGGGCGAGGGGGAACCCAGCGCCTCCCCGACCAAGAAGAGCCCGCGGCCCCACGCATCGGAGCCCGACTGCGTCACGCCCGCGGAGACGGTGACCGTCACACCGGGAGCGACCGAGACAGCTCCCACAGGGACGTCGACCGTCACGCCGGGAGCGACCGAGACCGCGCCGGGCGGGACCGGCGACTCCGAGGCCCCGCTGTTCGACGCGGCGAGGCTCAGGCCCTCGGCCGACGCGTCGGGGGATCCGGCGGCAGAGCGCTCGCAGTGCCCCACGGACACCGCCACGGCGTCGCCGACGACGGCGCCCGAGAGCACACCGGCCCCCTCGGACGGGACCCCGTCGGGCAAGCCTCCCTCGGACGAGAGCACCGGTCCGGAGACGCGCTCTGCCGCACCTGACCGGTCCGCGTCCGAGGAGCCCGCGTCGCCCCTCGACCCGTCGAGCGAGTCGAGCGGTACAGGGAGCGAGGACATCGGTCCCGACACCGTCCCGGACAGCCCCGACGTGCCCGACGGCGGTGGTCTGATCCCGGACGAGTCGCCTGGCGTGGACAGCATCTTCGACGCCCCGACCGACGTCTTCGACAGCTGAGCGCCCGCTCGGAGGGGAGCCCGGAGACGAGCTCCCCAGAAGTCGAATAATCAGGCGAATCCTGGCAAGGTGGCCCCATGGTTGATCGGGGAGCGAGCGCCCTGGCACTCCCGGACGACTGGCCCGCCCACCCGGATCCGATCCTGGCGCTCAACCGCATGGGCAGTTTCGACTGGGACCTGGACTCCGGTCTGTTCCACATGGACGCCCAGGCCCACGAGATATTCGATGTGCGCCCCGACGAGTACGACGGCTACCCCGAGAGCCTGGCCGTGCGGGTGCCACGGGCAGAGGGCCACCGCCTCGACACCATCGTGTCCCAGGCCCTCAAGGACGGCAGCGAGAACTACGGCGCCTACTTCCGCGTCCGTCGCCGCGACGGTTCCATGCGCTGGACCCACACCCAGGGCTACATCCGCCGCGACGGGACCGGCAAACCGCACCGGATCATCGGCATCGTCCGCGACGCCACGGAGGAGCTGAGCGAGAGCGCGGCGCGCCGCGAACAGGCCGCCCAGGACGAGGCCCGGCGCCAGCAGACGAACGTCGTCCAGATCACCACGGCGGCGCTCGCGCACGCCCGCACCGTCCAGGACGTCATCGAGGTCCTGGAAGACACCCACGGCCTCACCCACCTCGGGGCGACGAGCCTGGTCATGGGCCTGGTGGAGGCCGGCCGCATCCGCCTGGTCGCCACGGGCCCCGAGGACAGCTACGTGCCCGGCACCCGGGTCACGCGCCTCGACGCGAAGTACCCGATGAACGAGGTCGTACGGAACCTCGCGCCGCACTTCATCGAGTCGCCGGAGGAGTTCGCGGCGTCGTATCCCCTGCTGTGGCCCAACATCACCGACCTGAACATCACCTCGGCCGCGTATCTGCCGCTCATCGTGCAGGCCAGACCCATCGGCGCGATAGGTCTGCTCTACAACGACCGGCGCGGCTTCTCGGCGGAGGAGCGCAACGTCCTCGTGGCGCTCGGCAGCAGCATCGCGCAGAGCCTCCAGCGCGCCATGTTCTACGAGCAGGAGAAGGACCTCGCCCAGGGCCTCCAGCAGGCCATGCTGCCGCGCTCCATCCCCAGCGTCCCCGGCGCCGACATCGCCGTCCGCTATCGCTCCGCCTCGCTCGGCCGCGACATCGGCGGCGACTGGTACGACGTGATACCACTGCCCGGCGGCCGGGTCGGCGCCGTCATCGGTG harbors:
- a CDS encoding amidohydrolase, coding for MSVDAHHHVWDLSVRDQDWITGPELQPLRRNFTLADLEPRARDAGFDRTVLVQTITVPQETPEFLALAAESELVAGVVGWSDLTRPDVADELARLRELPGGAYLKGIRHQVQGEPDPEWLLRPDVRRGLAAVAEAGLVYDLVVVPHQLPACAKAAAALPELTFVLDHLGKPPIASGDLEPWASDIRALAALPNTVCKLSGMVTEADPAAWTTDTLRPYADTVLEAFGPGRLMFGSDWPVCTLAATYGKVVRTAGELTAGLGDAEREAVFAGTATRVYGI
- a CDS encoding lipase maturation factor family protein, whose translation is MEWFIAPEYWLSRLVFQRALAVVYLVAFLGAALQFRALTGERGMLPVPRFVALVPFRDAPSVFHWHYSDRFYAAWSWTGCAVSVALIAGLDSQLPLWGGMLLWTVPWALYLSIVNVGQTWYSFGWESLLLEVGFLAVFLGNDEVAPPIVVLFLLRWVLFRVEFGAGMIKMRGDACWRKLTCLHYHHETQPMPGPLSWFFHHLPKPFHRVEVAANHVTQLVVPILLFTPQPIATAAASLMILTQLWLVLSGNFSWLNWITIVVALSAVEFPTTPPHVAGPPLWYEVVVLAVAAGLLALSYRPARNLLSRRQVMNRSFDPLHLVNTYGAFGSVSRVRYEVILEGTADAMPYEESEWREYEFKGKPGDPRYWPRQFAPYHLRLDWLMWFIALSPAYAGSWFTGLVERLLENDRDTLRLLRRSPFPPDAPPHYIRARLFRYRYTTWRELRETGACWHRTYVRDFLPPTRLETEAERRIPY
- a CDS encoding DUF6777 domain-containing protein, whose amino-acid sequence is MHRPTGTVVRIPTRTFVTACVLWAALLVAGCGGDNQKSQVASGGSGGEVFLQPVAAQGPDPFTDSTATTPHVTRMPQPKSTGNGSVAQGVRSISGSTPGLYGGTRNVGSCDVEKQIGFLTADRSKARAFAEASGISEAAVPGFLRGLTSVELRADTRVTDHGFSDGRATSFQSVLQAGTAVLVDNRGVPRVRCACGNPLNQPAALRGNPVTQGRPWSGYQPAQVVVVTPAPTVINNITIISIVDNTWIERRIGDDGHHDHAVPPSDDWTRPRNPGEGEPSASPTKKSPRPHASEPDCVTPAETVTVTPGATETAPTGTSTVTPGATETAPGGTGDSEAPLFDAARLRPSADASGDPAAERSQCPTDTATASPTTAPESTPAPSDGTPSGKPPSDESTGPETRSAAPDRSASEEPASPLDPSSESSGTGSEDIGPDTVPDSPDVPDGGGLIPDESPGVDSIFDAPTDVFDS
- a CDS encoding SpoIIE family protein phosphatase; the protein is MVDRGASALALPDDWPAHPDPILALNRMGSFDWDLDSGLFHMDAQAHEIFDVRPDEYDGYPESLAVRVPRAEGHRLDTIVSQALKDGSENYGAYFRVRRRDGSMRWTHTQGYIRRDGTGKPHRIIGIVRDATEELSESAARREQAAQDEARRQQTNVVQITTAALAHARTVQDVIEVLEDTHGLTHLGATSLVMGLVEAGRIRLVATGPEDSYVPGTRVTRLDAKYPMNEVVRNLAPHFIESPEEFAASYPLLWPNITDLNITSAAYLPLIVQARPIGAIGLLYNDRRGFSAEERNVLVALGSSIAQSLQRAMFYEQEKDLAQGLQQAMLPRSIPSVPGADIAVRYRSASLGRDIGGDWYDVIPLPGGRVGAVIGDVQGHDTHAAAVMGQLRIVLRAYAAEGHTPATVMARASVFLDELDTDRFATCLYAEADLSTGVVQLVRAGHIDPLIRQTDGTCRRLAVEGGLPLGLSAEFGRLEYPVDTVELDPGQTLLLYTDGLVEQPGIDLDEGMHTLKGLIRSGPEDVRDLAAALIDVAEERGGDDDVALLLLRRQGLTTQQAGGRLQQHVAPGDPEALTEARHMIRAAVRAWGAGERADEVELVADELITNALMHTEGSAIVTLRVLAGSDRRLRAEVEDSSSALPRRREAGESGVSGRGLLLVDRLTDVWGVEARGGGKCVWCEFIVPARV